A region of the Sandaracinaceae bacterium genome:
TCACTGGCGTGGTGGAGATCGGCGCTGGCTACGGTCACGCCTGCGCACGGACCGCCGGCGGCGAGGTGTTCTGTTGGGGCGACAACAGCAACCGGCAGGTTCCTGGCGCCACGGGCGAAGAAGCCCGGCAGGCCGTGCGCGTGGCCGGTGTGATGGGCGCGACGAGGCTGGCGGTAGGCGGGTTCCACACGTGCGCGCTTCTGGCCCGCGGCACCGTGACCTGCTGGGGCAGCAACAGCAGCGGGCAGAGCGGCGGGCGAGAAGACAGCGGCCCGACGCCCATCCGCGGCGTCACCGGAGCCACGGCGCTCTACTCGGGCATGTACCACTCGTGCGTGCTCTCGCCGCGCGGCGTGTCGTGCTGGGGCGACGGGAGCTACGGCCAGCTGGGGACCGGCAACTTCCGCAACGCCACCCAGCCGCGGCCCGTGCGCGGTGTGCCGCGGGGTGTGACGCAGCTGGCGCTGGGGCGGCAGCACACGTGCGCCGACACGGCCGAGGGCGTCTACTGCTGGGGCTACGAGCTGTTCACCACCGGGTCGCCGCGGGCCCCCGAGCGCGCCCGGCCCCAGCTTCAGCCCTTCTTCGAAGACGCGGTCGCCATCTTCGCGGGGGGCAACACGACGTGCGCCGTGAGCGGCGGCGGCGGCGTCAGCTGCCGTGGGGACAACGACTACGGCCAGGCCGGAAACGGCGGCACCGCGACCGTGGACCGCCCAGTGGCGGTCGCCGGGCTGGGCACCACGCTCGAGGTGTCCGTGGGCACCATGCACGCGTGCGCTCGCGGAGCCGACGGCAGCGTGTGGTGCTGGGGCGACGACTCCGGGCACCAGACGAGCCGGCGCGACACCACCTGGGCGGAGGCCCCGCGCGCGCTCAGCCTGCCCCCTGGGGCGGGCGCCGTGCGCAGCCTCTCGGTGGAGGGCAGCCAGTCCTGCGTGGCCACGCGCACCGGCGCCATCTATTGCTGGGGCCTCGACTCGGCCGGCCCGCAGATTGGCCACCACACCTACATCTTCGGCGTGCGCGAGGTGCCCACCTTGGTGGAGGGCGTGACCGGCGCGGCGCAGGTGGTGTCGGGGGGCGTGGACGTGTGCGCGCTCGGCGCGCAGGGCGAGGTGGCCTGCTGGGGCGGGAACCTGGGCCGCAGCAGCACCACCGAGGACAGCGGCGGCTTTCGGGTGCCGCAGACCATCGCGCTGCCCAACACGCGCGCGCTGAGCCTCGCCGGGGGCACGGCCTGCGCGGTGGACGCGAGCGGCGCCGTGCGCTGCACCGGCAGCAACGTGGACGGCGTGCGCGGCGACTCCGAGGCGACCTTCACGCTTGCCCCCACCACGGTGAACCCGGGCTTCCGCGTGGCCAGCGTCCACGGCGGCGGCTACACCATGTGCGCGCTGGGCGTGGGCGGCGAGCTCGCGTGCTGGGGGCGCGGAAACCAGGGGCAGCGCGGCGACGGCCAGAGCGCTTCCACGCCCACCCCTTCACGCGTCACGGGCCCGCCGCAGTGGGCCAGCGTCTCCGTGGGTGAGCTGCACGCGTGCGGCGCGCTGCCCAACGGCCAGGTGTACTGCTGGGGCCGTGGCAACGAGGGGCAGCTGGGCAACGGGGCGAGCGCGTCCTATGTCACGCCTGTGGCGGTGCAGACGCTGCGCGACGCCACGCAGGTGAGCGTGGGCTACAAGCACTCGTGCGCGCGCACCCGCGACGGTCGCGCCGTGTGCTGGGGTGTGGGTTCCCACGGGCAGCTGGGCGACGGAACGCGCCAGAACCGTCCCGCGCCGGTGGCCGTCAGCGGCCTGACCGACGTGGCCGAGGTCCACTGCGGCGACACGCACACGTGCGCCATCACCGCGAGCGCGCAGGTGCTCTGCTGGGGCAACTCGCACGACGGCCAGCTGGGCGGCGGGCTCAGCCACTTCGTGCGGCGGCCCGTGCGCGTCATGTTCTGACACTGCCCATGGTGCGCGGCTGGCGTCAGGAGCCGCGCTTCACGCGCATGAGGCTCTCCTGCGCCACGCTGGCCACCAGCGTACCGTCCGCCGCGTACATGCGGCCGGTGTTGAAGCCGCGCCCGCCCTCCGCGTTGGGGCTCTTCATGGAGTAGAGCAGCCAGTCGTCCGCGCGCAGCGGGCGATGGAACCAGAGCGCGTGGTCCAGGCTGGCGATCATCAGGTTGGGGTCGAGCCAAGTGTGCCCGTGGTGCTGGATGCAGTTGTCCAGCAGGCCCATGTCGCTCGCGTAGGTGACCACCGCCTGGTGCAGCGCCTGGTTGTCCGGGATGCGCCCGGCGCCGCGGAACCACAAGCGCTTGAGGCCCCGGTGCGGCTGCGGGTGCAGCAAGTCGATGGGCTCCGGATCACGGTGCTCGATGGGGCGCTCGAGCCGCAGCAAGAACGGGAACACCGGGTTGGACGTCTGCTCCGCGTACTCGGCCAAGCGCTCCGAGTTGCTCTTGAGTCCCTCGGGCGGCGGCGTGTCGGGCATGCGCTCCTGGTGCGACAGGCCCTCCTCGTGCACGTGGAACGACACCGACATGTTGAAGATGGCCTCGCCCTCTTGGCGCGCCACGATGCGGCGCGTGGCGAAGGACTTGCCGTCGCGGATGCGGTCCACATCGAACAGGATTGGCCCGCGCGGGTCCCCGGGGCGGAGAAAATATCCGTGCAGTGAGTGTGCAAACTTGTCGGTCTCATCCACGGTCCGATAGGCCGCGATGAGTGCCTGTGCAGCGACCAGGCCTCCGAACACCCGCTGACGGCCATCGTTGGGGGTGTGCCCACGGTAGAGGTCGCGGTCCAAGCGGTCGAGGTCGAGGCGCGCCAAGAGGGTGTCGATCGGGTGCATGGGTCCTCGTTTCGGACATACTCTCTAGCCCGCTCTCGCGGGGACGCCAGCCTGCCTTCCCGAACCCGAGAGCCTCAGCCATGAAGACCAAGCGCACCGCCCTCATCACCGGAGCCAGCTCCGGGCTCGGAGTCGAGTACGGAAAGCTCTTCGCGGCAGATGGCCACGACGTGGTGCTGGTGGCCCGCAGCGAGGGCAAGCTGCGCGAGCTGGGGGCGCAGCTCGAGCAGCAACACGGCATCCGCGCTCACGTGTATCCGGCCGACTTGTCTCGCGCCGACGCGCCGCGTGCGCTCTTCGACGCGCTGGCGAACGACGGGGTGGTCGTCGACATCCTCGTGAACAACGCCGGGCTAGGCTACGTGCAGGCGTTCCAGTCCAGCACCACCGACTCGGAGCTGGAGATGGTGCAGGTGAACGTCACCGCGCTCACTGCGCTCACGCACCTCTTCCTCCCGGGCATGGTGGCGCGACGCTTCGGGCGGGTGCTCAACATCGCCTCCACGGCCGCGTTCCAGGCCGGCCCCGGCATGGCGGTCTACTTCGCCACCAAGGCCTACGTGGTGTCGTTCAGCGAGGGCATCGCCCATGAGCTGCGGGGCACCGGTGTGACCGTCACCGCGCATTGCCCCGGCGCCACCCACACCGGCTTCGCGGCCGTCGCTGGGGCGGGGGAAACGCTGCTGTTCAAGGCGTCGGTGGCCAGCGCCGACGCCACCGCGCGCCACGGCTACCTGGCCATGCAGCGCGGGCGCGTGGTGTCCATCCACGGCTTGCTCAACCGCCTGCTCTACTGGGGTGGCCTGTTCACGCCGCGCAGCCTGCTCGCGTTCATCTCCGCGCGCATGATGAAGTAGCCCCCATTTTGGCGTTCCGCGTGTCGCCCGACTCCGTTATCGTCAGCGGGTGAAACTCATCGCTTCAGGGTTGTCGGACGTCGGCCGCGTCCGCGAGATGAACGAGGACACCTGGCTCGCCGCGCCGGACCTCGGGCTCTACGTGGTGTGCGACGGGATGGGTGGCCACGCAGGCGGTGACGTCGCCAGCCGGCTCGCCGCCGAGACGGTCGTGGCCGCCGTGCGTGCGCGCACGGATCTCCTCGTGGACGACCCCACGCCCGAGCAGTGCGAGGCGCTCAGCGGCCTGCTGCGCCACGCCATCGAGGCGGCCTCCGCGGCCGTGTATCGGCGCAGCGTGGAAGAGGGCAACCGCGGCATGGGCACCACCTGCACCACGCTCCTGATCGCGGGCAGCAAGGCCATCCTGGGCCACGTGGGCGACAGCCGGCTCTACCTGTCGCGCGCCGGACAGCTCCACCTCGTAAGCCAAGACCACACGTACGTGGCCGAGGCCGTGCGCCACGGCATCATGACCCGCGAGGAAGCGCTCGCCAGCGGCTACGGCAACATCGTCACGCGCGCCGTGGGTCCGCACGAGAACGTGCTGGTGGACACGCTGGTGTTCGACGTGCTCCCGCACGACCGCCTGCTGCTATGCAGCGATGGGCTCCACGGCTACTTCGAGGACAGCGTGGAGTTGGTCACGCTGCTGCGCGAGAACGACACGGACCGGCTCGCGGGCAAGCTCATCGGCATGGCCAACGAACGCGGCGGCGACGACAACATCACCGCGGTGGTGCTGCGCGTGGAGGCTCCCGACGCCGCCCCGGCCCACGTCACGGGCCGCATGGTGGAGGTCTCCCAGGACTTCCACGCGCTGCGCCAGCTCACCCTCTTCTCGGACATGGACCTGCCGGAGCTGGCACGCGTGAGCCAGGCGCTGAAGAGCGCCGTGTACTCCCCCGGGTCCGTGATCCTCGAGCAAGACGACGAGCGCGGGCGGCTCTTCATCATCGCGGAGGGCACCGTGGCCGTGCGCAAGGGCACCCAGTCGGTGGCCGAGCTGCGCACGGGTCAGCACTTCGGCGAGATGTCGCTGCTGAACTACGCGCCCAGCAACGCCTCGGTGGTGGCCGTCCGCTCGACGCGCGTGCTGGTCCTCGAGCGCGACGCGTTCTTCGCGCTCATCAAGCAAGACGCCAACGTGGGCGCCAAGTTCCTGTGGCGCATCGCCCAGGCTCTCAGCCAGCGCTTGGACGACGCCCTCCCGTTCATCGTGGGCCGCGACGACCCCCGCCGCACCATGCCCATGGGCGGCCACATGCCGTCGCCCTTCATCGGGCGCGGCTAAAGGCGGCACCCCTCACAGGAGGGGGAGGATGTCGGCTTCCAGCTCGGCCGGCGTGGTGCTCGAGCCGTAGCGCTTCACCACGCGACCTTTGCGGTCCACCAGGAACTTGGTGAAGTTCCACTTGATGGCCTCGGTGCCCAGCACGCCCGGCGCCGCCCGCTTGAGCTCGGCGTAGAGGCTGTGCGTGTCCGGCCCGTTGACGCTGATCTTGGCGTGCATGGGGAAGGACACGCCGTAGTTCTTCTGACAGAACGCGCCAATCTGGTCGGCGCTGCCCGGCTCCTGCTTGCCGAACTGGTTGCACGGAAACCCCAGCACGCGCAGCCCGCGTGCGGCGAGCTTCTGGTGCAGCGCCTCGAGCCCTTCGTACTGCGGCGTGAAGCCGCACTTGCTGGCGGTGTTGACGATGAGCAACACGTCGCCCTCGTACTGCTTCAGCGACACCGGCTCACCGCTCAGTGTCTCGACTTGGTGGTCGTAGATGCTCACCTGCTATCCATAGAAGCGAGCGCCAACCAACGCAAGCCGTGCCGCGCCGCTCATTGATTCGGCCTGCGGACGGCCCTAGCCTTGCCGGCGATGCGGTGTCGGCGGTTTTCAGTGAGTGTCGCGGGCCTCCTCGCGGCGGTGGCGATGGCGGTGTGCTCGGTCGCTGGGACCGGGCCGCAGGTGCGCGCGCAGGCAGGGCTCGGACCCAGCGCCACGCCGGCTCAGGTCCTCGCGGCAGCTCGCACACGGCCTACGGGGGAGCGGGTGCGGGCCCGCCTGCGCATGGTCGTGACCGACAGCGCGGGCCACGAGATCTCTCGCGTGCTGCGCAGCTCGAGCATGGAGCACGAGGGCGCGACGCGGACGCTCATGATGTTCGAGTCGCCGGCCGAGCTGCGCGGCACCGGGCTCCTGACCATCGACTACGACGACCAGCGCGACGCCGACCAGTGGCTGTACCTGCCCAGCCTGCGGCGCAGCACGCGCATCGCCATGCGCAACCGCTCGGGGGCCTTCGTGGGCTCCGACTTCTCGTACGCGGACCTCACCGTTCCCGATCCGGCCGACTTCACGCTGCGCATGCTGGACGCCGCCGCCCGCGTGGATGGCGAGGCCTGCTGGCACATCGAGAGCGTGCCGCGCAACGCCGCGGTGCAGGCCGAGACGGGTTACGAGCGCACCGAGATGTGGGTCAGCCAACGCTCGCTGGTGCCGTTGCGCATGAAGGCGTGGCTCGGTCAGGAGCGCTTCAAGTACGTGTCGGCCAGCGGCATCGCCCAGCAAGACGGCGTCTACACCGCTCGCACGCTGACAGCCCGCACGGTGCGCGCCGGGCGAGTGCAGTCGCAGACGGTCATCGAGCGGCTCGAGCTGCGGTTCCGTGACCCCGCCGTGGTGCCCGAGCTGTTCACCACGCGTGAGCTGGAACGCGGCGCCGAGTGACGCAAGCTCGACGGCTCGGCGCGCTGCGCTGCGCCGTCGCGCTCTTGGTGCTGGCGACGCCCACCTCGACGGTCGCACAGGCGTCGCCCGCACCCGCCACGGACCAAGCCGTCGACGACGCGGCCGGCTGGGGCGCTCCCGAACGCAGCGCCGACCCTGACGACGCGGCCGGCTGGCCCAGCGACGGCCAGTCGGGAGATTCCGAAGCGCCCGAGGACGACGCCGCGGGCTGGGGGGAAGCTCCACCCGAGGGGGCCACCGCCGAGCCACCGGCGGACGAAGCGCGACCCTATGCCTTGGTGGGCTTCGCGCGCTGGGACGGCGCGCTGGCCATCGAGCGCCTGCGCCAGGACCCGTTCGCCAAAGCCCGCTTTGCACTGGACGTGGACTTCCGGTGGTCGCGGGGCCCCGTACGTGTGGTGGCCGGCATTCACGGCGAAGTGGACCTGGTGCACGTGGGCCCCTGGAGCACCAGCGACGCCGCCACGCGCTCCCGCTACGGCTACTGGGTGCGTCCGCGTGAGCTCTACGCCTCCGTCCACCACGGCGCGGTCGAGGCCGTGCTCGGCTGGCAGGTGCTCGCGCTCGGGGTCGCGGACATGCTCAGCGTGCTGGACGTGGCGGCTCCCCTCGATCAGCGTGAGCCGGGCCTGGCCGATGTGGAGGACCTGCGGGTCAGCACGCTGGGCTCGCGGCTCGGCGTCTACCATGGGGCGCTGCGCGTGGAGGTGCTGCTCACTCATGAAGCGGGCTTCGGGCGCCGCGCTCCGCCCCTCGGGCGGCTCAGCCCCTTGCGCGCCTTCGTATACGACCACCCGTCCGT
Encoded here:
- a CDS encoding acyl-CoA thioesterase II, which translates into the protein MHPIDTLLARLDLDRLDRDLYRGHTPNDGRQRVFGGLVAAQALIAAYRTVDETDKFAHSLHGYFLRPGDPRGPILFDVDRIRDGKSFATRRIVARQEGEAIFNMSVSFHVHEEGLSHQERMPDTPPPEGLKSNSERLAEYAEQTSNPVFPFLLRLERPIEHRDPEPIDLLHPQPHRGLKRLWFRGAGRIPDNQALHQAVVTYASDMGLLDNCIQHHGHTWLDPNLMIASLDHALWFHRPLRADDWLLYSMKSPNAEGGRGFNTGRMYAADGTLVASVAQESLMRVKRGS
- a CDS encoding SDR family oxidoreductase; translation: MKTKRTALITGASSGLGVEYGKLFAADGHDVVLVARSEGKLRELGAQLEQQHGIRAHVYPADLSRADAPRALFDALANDGVVVDILVNNAGLGYVQAFQSSTTDSELEMVQVNVTALTALTHLFLPGMVARRFGRVLNIASTAAFQAGPGMAVYFATKAYVVSFSEGIAHELRGTGVTVTAHCPGATHTGFAAVAGAGETLLFKASVASADATARHGYLAMQRGRVVSIHGLLNRLLYWGGLFTPRSLLAFISARMMK
- a CDS encoding cyclic nucleotide-binding domain-containing protein, with product MKLIASGLSDVGRVREMNEDTWLAAPDLGLYVVCDGMGGHAGGDVASRLAAETVVAAVRARTDLLVDDPTPEQCEALSGLLRHAIEAASAAVYRRSVEEGNRGMGTTCTTLLIAGSKAILGHVGDSRLYLSRAGQLHLVSQDHTYVAEAVRHGIMTREEALASGYGNIVTRAVGPHENVLVDTLVFDVLPHDRLLLCSDGLHGYFEDSVELVTLLRENDTDRLAGKLIGMANERGGDDNITAVVLRVEAPDAAPAHVTGRMVEVSQDFHALRQLTLFSDMDLPELARVSQALKSAVYSPGSVILEQDDERGRLFIIAEGTVAVRKGTQSVAELRTGQHFGEMSLLNYAPSNASVVAVRSTRVLVLERDAFFALIKQDANVGAKFLWRIAQALSQRLDDALPFIVGRDDPRRTMPMGGHMPSPFIGRG
- a CDS encoding glutathione peroxidase, whose amino-acid sequence is MSIYDHQVETLSGEPVSLKQYEGDVLLIVNTASKCGFTPQYEGLEALHQKLAARGLRVLGFPCNQFGKQEPGSADQIGAFCQKNYGVSFPMHAKISVNGPDTHSLYAELKRAAPGVLGTEAIKWNFTKFLVDRKGRVVKRYGSSTTPAELEADILPLL
- a CDS encoding outer membrane lipoprotein-sorting protein is translated as MSVAGLLAAVAMAVCSVAGTGPQVRAQAGLGPSATPAQVLAAARTRPTGERVRARLRMVVTDSAGHEISRVLRSSSMEHEGATRTLMMFESPAELRGTGLLTIDYDDQRDADQWLYLPSLRRSTRIAMRNRSGAFVGSDFSYADLTVPDPADFTLRMLDAAARVDGEACWHIESVPRNAAVQAETGYERTEMWVSQRSLVPLRMKAWLGQERFKYVSASGIAQQDGVYTARTLTARTVRAGRVQSQTVIERLELRFRDPAVVPELFTTRELERGAE